In Chlamydia gallinacea 08-1274/3, the sequence TTTCTCTCAATTTGGTTTCGAGTTGCGAGGTTCTTCTCGAAATTACACCGTAGACCTTGGAACAAAATTCCAGTTCTAATTCTACTTCACCTCCCCTACTCCCTCACGGGAGTGGGGTTTACTTTCTTATGATTGCGCTTCTATTTGTTTAAATACCAATACATCCTTAGACATCGTAAGCTCAATAGAAGTATCTGGAAGAATGTCTCCCTTAAGCAAGGCCTTAGATAAAAGAGTAACAATTTTTTGCTGAATCAAGCGTTTCAGGGGACGGGCTCCAAAAGTGCTGTCATAGCCTTGTTCACTTAAATATAAAGTTACAGAATCATCCCATGTTAATGTGACACGTCTTTCTGCCATTCGCTGAGCCACTCTACGCATTTGTATACCCACAATTTTTACAATATCTTCCGTACTTAAAGGTACAAAAGGCAAAATGTCATCAATACGATTAATGAACTCTGGAGTGAAATATTTTTTTAAAATAGGAGATACTACAGATAAGACCTTGTCTTTATTAATATCACTCCCTTTCTTACTACAGTATTCTGCAAGCTCATGAGAACCAATATTTGAAGTCATAATGAATAAGGAGTTTTTACAATTGACTTTCCGTTTTTTACTATCTGTGAGAATTCCCTCATCAAAAATTTGCAAAAGAATATTAAAGACTTCTTTATCTGCTTTTTCAATTTCATCAAAGAGCACAACAGAATAAGGGCGACGCCTGATAGCTTCAGACAGACTTCCCCCTTCTTCGTAACCTACATAACCTGGAGGCGATCCAATTAACTTGGCTACAGAATGCTTTTCCATATATTCTGTCATATCAAAACGTATCATTGCTTCTTCTTTATTAAATAAAAGATCCGCAAGTGCTTTGGCTAACTCTGTTTTTCCTACTCCTGTAGGACCTAAAAATAAAAATACCCCTAAGGGACGTTGAGGATCACTCAGGCCTACACGTGCGGCACGAATAGAATCACAAACAGCAGCAATAGCAAAGGGTTGTCCGACAACGCGCTCTTCTAAAGATTCCTCTAAAGCTAAAAGTTTTTCTGCTTCGCCTTCTAACATTTTTTGCACAGGAATTCCTGTCCAATTCGCTACGACTTGAGCAATCAAACGTTCATCAACTTCTTCTTGAAGAAGACGGTTATCTCTTTGATTTAAAGCTGCCTCATCTTGACGAATTTCCTCTTCAAGAGCAGGGATTAAGCTATAACGTAGCTCCGCTACCCGATTATAATCAGCCACACGCTCTGCTTCTTCTTCTGAAAATTTCATATTTTCTAAAGAATTTTTCTTCTCTTTAAGACCAGCAATAAGTTTTTTTTCTTCATCCCATTGAGCACGTAGTATTTTTAGTTCCTCTTCAAGCTTATCTATAGAAACTTGTATAGCAGCCGCCTCTTCCTGATATGCTGGAGCTTTTTCACGATGAATGGCTTGCTGCTTCACTATCAATGCTGCAAGCTCACGCTCTTTTTCATCGATAGGTAAAGGTAGACTTCCTATTTGCATACGAATTAAACTTGCCGCTTCATCTATTAAATCAATCGCCTTATCAGGAAGAAATCGATCAGCAATATAACGATAGGAAAGCAATACTGCAGCGTTTAACGCCCCCTCTGTAATACGCACGCCATGGAAAATCTCATATTTCTCTCGTAAGCCACGTAAAATAAATACCGCATCTTCCAAAGAAGGCTCTGTAACAAAAATTGGCTGGAAACGCCTTTCTAACGCTGCATCCTTTTCAATATACTTTTGATATTCATTTAAAGTCGTTGCCCCTATACAATGAAGGGTTCCTCGAGCTAAGGCGGGCTTCAATAAATTCGCAGCATCCATTGCCCCATCGGTAGCTCCAGCACCAACAAGAGTATGCACCTCATCAATAAATAAAATACTTTCGTTTTCAGAAGCTTCAACATCTTTAAGAACACTTTTCAGTCTCTCTTCGAATTCTCCGCGATACTTAGCCCCTGCAATTAACCCTCCCATATCTAAAACATATAGCTGCTTTCCTTTTAAACTATCAGGCACATCTCCCTGAATAATGCGAAGAGCTAATCCTTCAGCAATTGCTGTTTTCCCTACTCCAGGCTCCCCAATAAGCATAGGGTTATTTTTTGTCCTACGCGATAAAACTTGAATTGTACGACGAATTTCCTCATCCCTACCGATGACAGGATCTAATTTTCCTTCTTTAGCGAGTACTGTTAGGTTCTTACAAAATTTTTCTAAACCATGTAAACTGGTATCAGAGCTCGGAGAATCCATACGATGGCCACGACGTAATTTAATAATTAAATTTTTCACATCTTCCAAAGACATTTTTATAGTCTTTTTCCATGAAGAAAAAGGCTCCTTACTAGAATTCCAAAAAGCCAGAAGTACATGGTCTCCGGATAGGTATTCATCCCCTAAGTCTTTAGCAATATGCTTAGCATCTAAAATTAAACTCTGCAATCCAGGAGATGGCTTGGGTAAAGAACTTCCATCTACAATTTTGGGCTCGAGATTCAAAGCCTCATCTACCGCAGAAATTAGCAATTTGGGATTACTCTGTATATCCTTAATAATTATATAAAATAGTGCTTCTGTGTTTTCTAACAGACATTTTAGAAAATGATTTTCATTTACATAAGGATTTTTTAACGACTTAGCAAGTTCAAAAGCCTTTTCAAGAGCTTCACTTACAGCATCAGAGATCTTATCCATCTTCTAGCCTCACTGCTCCGCGTATATAGAGAACTAAACAAAAACTAACTTATTTTCCCAGTATATCCTTACTCTTAAAGATAAAAATATTTATTTATCTTTTAATCTTTGTTGCTTTTTCCATTGTGCATTATACTGATATAACAAACCATACTCTTTCATCATAGCTGCAATATCTCTACAATCTTCCATAAGCCTATCAATGCGCTGTACTCGTTCATTATCCAAACACTGGGTAATACCTTCAGCACTTTTATGTATTGCCTCAGTAATTAAATGCATTTGCTTCACTAATGAAAACTCGTTTTCTATATCCAATAATGTAGATAATTGAGAAGAAATACGTAGGGTTTCATTTTCCAATTGATTGATTGCCTTGTCCGCCTTATCAATAAATTGAATTAACTTCTCCATGGGATCAATATTCCTTCCATACACAAGATCTGTGGACCCCAAGCGTTGCTTCTCTTTTCTCTCTGCCCCCGGAATAATATTAATAATCGATTCTCCTATAACCTTAGGAGAATACATAGCAAAAATATCATCTTGATATAAAGCAACACTAGAATCAATTTTTAATACTAGCTCATAACAATATAATTGCCCCTCATCTCCATAAACACGCTTATCGAGAATATCCTGTACTTTAACCACAGAACCAATACACTTTCCTGCTAAGCATACATTCATTCCCTTACTTACACCACTTAAATGAGTGAAAGCCACGCGAATTTCTTGTTTACTATCCCCTTGATTCTTCGGGAAAAAGAACATAACCGAAAATAGCCCTATGATTCCTATGCATAGGAAAAATCCAAAGTATAAGGATTTACGATCTTCTTCAGACATTCTGCCTCCCCTCTACTGTATAGATAAAAATTGCTTAGCTAAAGGATTCTCTGTTTGAATAAACTCCTCTCGAGTATAGACATGTGCTATCGTTCCCTGATCATGAATAGCAATGCGATCAGCAAGAGCAAGAGCTAATGTAATATCATGAGTAATAATAATCCCCCCAATTCCCTGTTCTTTACGTACGCGAGCAATTAACAAAGTCATTTCTCGACTCGTGATGGGATCCAAACCTGCAGTGGGTTCATCATAAAGAACAAGCTTTGGAGAATAAACTAGAGAACGTGCTAAAGCAACACGCTTGACCATACCCCCAGAAAGTTTATTAGGCAGGAAATCCGCAGCGTAAGCCAAGCCCACATTAGCTAAGGCCTGATTTACCTTATCCTCTATCTCTTGACACGAGAACTCTTGATATCGTTCATTATAAGAATGAAGACCAAAAGCAACATTATCCCGTACAGAAAGAAAATCAAAAAGAGCTCCTCCCTGAAATACCATACCAATCGTTAATTCTTTTAAACGCCCCTTGTATGTCAAAGCTTCAGCATACCGCACCTCCCCAGAGTCAGGAATCTCTAAACCCATAATATGACGAAGCAAAACGCTTTTCCCTGTTCCTGATTTCCCTAAAATCACTAAAAATTCATCTGGAAATACCTGCAAAGAGACGCTATGCAATACTTGGTACTTCTGCCCCTCAGAATCACAATAACTTTTATCAATGTTGTCTACAACAATCCAAGGCTTTTTCACTGATTTCCCTAATAACCAAACACATGAAATATCGTAGTAATGAAGCAATTTACAAATAAAATAGAAACATAAGAAGTTACTACTCCAGCAGTAGTGATTTTAGCCACATCCGTAATACGAGAATGCTTCCCTAAGCCTTGGTAGCAAGCTAATGAAGTGATAATAAATCCAAAGATTACTGACTTAATCACTACCATAAGAACATCTGACATGAATACATGTCCTGACACCATATACAAATACACTTGAAAAGAAATATGAAAGGCGTACCTGCACAATAAGTAGCCACAGAAAATTCCCGACCATACTGCGGCAATGACCAGAGCTGGCATAGAAATCACCCCAGCAATGATTCGTGGCAAAGCAAAATAAGCTAGGGGATTCACCCCTAAGGTTTCCATAGCACTGACTTGCTCTGTCATACGTACGGTGCCTAAAAATGCTGAAATTGCTCCACCTACTCTTCCAGAAAGAGCAAGAGCCGTAAGAACAGGGCCTATTTCTACTAAAGTACTTTTAACAACAAAAAACCCAATAGCACAGGACAAGCCGTGGACTCCCAATTGATAATAGGATTGTAACGCTAAAACAATACCTGTAACCGCTCCTGTAAGCATAACTACAGGTAAAGAAGTCACGCCTATCGCATACCCCTGAATACTAACAGAATGCAATAACCTCTGCCGAAGGGAAAAACTCTCCATGACAGAAACAGTGAACCGCAGCCATCTACCTAATTCTAATGGGAATACAGAAAGCACACGAAAAAGATGTGAGTGTTTTTTTCTCTCCATTCTTCCTCAATTTCTGAGAATTCTTTTCATCTTCTTATTCTCAAAAACAATCACTTAAACTATCAATAAGAACATTTTGCGTATAGGCAAGATTTTCCTGACTATGGACAGAAGATAAGAAGCTGGCTTCTAAAGGCGAAGGAGATAAATATACCCCCCGGGAAAATACCTGACGATAAAACCTTCCAAATTTCAAAAAATCACTTTGTTGAACTTCACTAAAATTCCTCGGAGGAGTCTCACGAAAGAAAAACGTAAACATCGAGCCCGCAGACACTAAAGATACAGGAAAGCCTCTCGAACGAATCTCTTCCTCTACGGGGCGAAAAAACACAGAAGCACAGGTATGTAGTGTCTCATAAAATCCTGGGAAACTACATAATTCTATGGAAGCCTTTCCTGCAGCCATAGCTATGGGATTTCCCGATAATGTCCCGGCCTGGAAAACATTACCTACAGGCTGCAAATGATCCAAAATTTTATGATGCCCCACTAAGGCAGCTACCGCCATGCCACCACCAAGGATCTTCCCATACACAGTAATATCAGGAACTAGAGAAAACTCTCCACAAGCGCCATGCAATCCTAAACGAAACCCTGTGACAACTTCATCAATAATAGATAAAGAAGAAAACTTCCGGCACGTCGATACTATACCTTCCAGAAATCCTGGTATAGGAAGAACTACCCCCATATTTGCACAAACAGGCTCACAAATCACACAAGCAATATGGTCTCCAATACGATCCATAACCTCCTGAAACAAGAAGAGGTCATTATAAGGCAGAAGTAATGTCAAAGGAAGAGAGGAGTGAACTGACCTATACGTATCTATGATAGAATTTAAAGAAGAAAGAGTTTCTTCACTAATACATGTTCCCGATAATAGCACATCCGCATGACCATGATATCCTCCTAAAAACTTGATAATCACGGACCTTGATGTTACCCCACAGGCAAGACGCACCGCAGTCATTGTTGCCTCTGTCCCAGAGGAAACAAAACGGATTTTATGCTCTTTACAACCTAAAATGGAAAATAATGTCGAAGCAAAAGCCACTTCACGTTCTGACGTAAGGCCAAAAGAAGTTCCTAAAGGAGCATAATGAGTAATCGCTTCTATAATCTGTGGATGGCTGTGCCCATGAATCAAAGAGCCCCAAGAACCACAAAAGTCAATATACTCCTGACCCAAACTATCAATAAAAACATCACGAGAAGCCCTAGAAACAATCGGAGGAACAACGCCTACAGTACGACAAGAACGTACAGGAGAGTTCACTCCCCCAGGAAAATACCTACAAGCTTCAGAATATGTTACCGTCATCGTATTCACAACCGGCATAATCTCGCATTAGCTAGAGGAAGTATTCCGGAAATGAGAATTTAAAATAAACCCAGAAATAATATAAAAAAATTAATTTAAAAAAAGATTTTCCGGAACCGTAGCTAATGAAGCATAGCGTCCACCAAGATCCTTTAAAATCTGAGACCAAAGATTCTCTGGATCATCGGTAAATACGTAGTCATAACTAGCAGGTGCTAAGAACCAATTACCATCTAAAAATTCCCTCTCTAACTGCCCTGCCTGCCAACCACTATATCCAAAACATAAATACACACGGGCCCCCCCTTCACTAGAAGCCACATCTTGCAAAAAGGCTAAATCGCCACCCAAATATACCGAAGGACAAATTTCCAGAGTCTGCTCAGGAATCTCTGAGCAAGAATGCAATAACATCATTTGGTTCGCTTGCAAAGGGCCTCCCATACAAAAACGCACATTATCCTGATCCACCCTATCAATAGAAAAAACATCACTAGAAATTTCTAATTCTAATGTTTTATTCAAAATTAAACCGAAAGATCCGTTTAAACTATGCTCACATAATAAAATCACACTACGAGAAAAAACCCCTTGATCCGTATCTGGGGAGGCAAGAAGTAAAGAGCCTTTTTCTAAAATCGCATAAGGAATTTTCATAAGATATCGCCTATTTTACTCTTGGTAAGGAACAGTGTCATCAAATACCGATTTTACACAAAGAATAGGCACTTTATGCTCTAAAGCAAAGGGAATGCTATCACTCGGACGCGCATCAATATCCGCAATATAAAGAAAATCTCCCTGCTTTTGTTCTAAAAACATTCGTGTATAAAAAACATTATCTTTGTAATCATTAATAACCACACGCGATATGTGAATATCAAAACCTGAAAAAACAAAATTAAGCAAATCATGCGTAA encodes:
- a CDS encoding ATP-dependent Clp protease ATP-binding subunit, which gives rise to MDKISDAVSEALEKAFELAKSLKNPYVNENHFLKCLLENTEALFYIIIKDIQSNPKLLISAVDEALNLEPKIVDGSSLPKPSPGLQSLILDAKHIAKDLGDEYLSGDHVLLAFWNSSKEPFSSWKKTIKMSLEDVKNLIIKLRRGHRMDSPSSDTSLHGLEKFCKNLTVLAKEGKLDPVIGRDEEIRRTIQVLSRRTKNNPMLIGEPGVGKTAIAEGLALRIIQGDVPDSLKGKQLYVLDMGGLIAGAKYRGEFEERLKSVLKDVEASENESILFIDEVHTLVGAGATDGAMDAANLLKPALARGTLHCIGATTLNEYQKYIEKDAALERRFQPIFVTEPSLEDAVFILRGLREKYEIFHGVRITEGALNAAVLLSYRYIADRFLPDKAIDLIDEAASLIRMQIGSLPLPIDEKERELAALIVKQQAIHREKAPAYQEEAAAIQVSIDKLEEELKILRAQWDEEKKLIAGLKEKKNSLENMKFSEEEAERVADYNRVAELRYSLIPALEEEIRQDEAALNQRDNRLLQEEVDERLIAQVVANWTGIPVQKMLEGEAEKLLALEESLEERVVGQPFAIAAVCDSIRAARVGLSDPQRPLGVFLFLGPTGVGKTELAKALADLLFNKEEAMIRFDMTEYMEKHSVAKLIGSPPGYVGYEEGGSLSEAIRRRPYSVVLFDEIEKADKEVFNILLQIFDEGILTDSKKRKVNCKNSLFIMTSNIGSHELAEYCSKKGSDINKDKVLSVVSPILKKYFTPEFINRIDDILPFVPLSTEDIVKIVGIQMRRVAQRMAERRVTLTWDDSVTLYLSEQGYDSTFGARPLKRLIQQKIVTLLSKALLKGDILPDTSIELTMSKDVLVFKQIEAQS
- a CDS encoding MlaD family protein; the encoded protein is MSEEDRKSLYFGFFLCIGIIGLFSVMFFFPKNQGDSKQEIRVAFTHLSGVSKGMNVCLAGKCIGSVVKVQDILDKRVYGDEGQLYCYELVLKIDSSVALYQDDIFAMYSPKVIGESIINIIPGAERKEKQRLGSTDLVYGRNIDPMEKLIQFIDKADKAINQLENETLRISSQLSTLLDIENEFSLVKQMHLITEAIHKSAEGITQCLDNERVQRIDRLMEDCRDIAAMMKEYGLLYQYNAQWKKQQRLKDK
- a CDS encoding ABC transporter ATP-binding protein; translation: MKKPWIVVDNIDKSYCDSEGQKYQVLHSVSLQVFPDEFLVILGKSGTGKSVLLRHIMGLEIPDSGEVRYAEALTYKGRLKELTIGMVFQGGALFDFLSVRDNVAFGLHSYNERYQEFSCQEIEDKVNQALANVGLAYAADFLPNKLSGGMVKRVALARSLVYSPKLVLYDEPTAGLDPITSREMTLLIARVRKEQGIGGIIITHDITLALALADRIAIHDQGTIAHVYTREEFIQTENPLAKQFLSIQ
- a CDS encoding MlaE family ABC transporter permease produces the protein MERKKHSHLFRVLSVFPLELGRWLRFTVSVMESFSLRQRLLHSVSIQGYAIGVTSLPVVMLTGAVTGIVLALQSYYQLGVHGLSCAIGFFVVKSTLVEIGPVLTALALSGRVGGAISAFLGTVRMTEQVSAMETLGVNPLAYFALPRIIAGVISMPALVIAAVWSGIFCGYLLCRYAFHISFQVYLYMVSGHVFMSDVLMVVIKSVIFGFIITSLACYQGLGKHSRITDVAKITTAGVVTSYVSILFVNCFITTIFHVFGY
- the hemL gene encoding glutamate-1-semialdehyde 2,1-aminomutase; translation: MPVVNTMTVTYSEACRYFPGGVNSPVRSCRTVGVVPPIVSRASRDVFIDSLGQEYIDFCGSWGSLIHGHSHPQIIEAITHYAPLGTSFGLTSEREVAFASTLFSILGCKEHKIRFVSSGTEATMTAVRLACGVTSRSVIIKFLGGYHGHADVLLSGTCISEETLSSLNSIIDTYRSVHSSLPLTLLLPYNDLFLFQEVMDRIGDHIACVICEPVCANMGVVLPIPGFLEGIVSTCRKFSSLSIIDEVVTGFRLGLHGACGEFSLVPDITVYGKILGGGMAVAALVGHHKILDHLQPVGNVFQAGTLSGNPIAMAAGKASIELCSFPGFYETLHTCASVFFRPVEEEIRSRGFPVSLVSAGSMFTFFFRETPPRNFSEVQQSDFLKFGRFYRQVFSRGVYLSPSPLEASFLSSVHSQENLAYTQNVLIDSLSDCF
- a CDS encoding YqgE/AlgH family protein; the protein is MKIPYAILEKGSLLLASPDTDQGVFSRSVILLCEHSLNGSFGLILNKTLELEISSDVFSIDRVDQDNVRFCMGGPLQANQMMLLHSCSEIPEQTLEICPSVYLGGDLAFLQDVASSEGGARVYLCFGYSGWQAGQLEREFLDGNWFLAPASYDYVFTDDPENLWSQILKDLGGRYASLATVPENLFLN
- a CDS encoding bifunctional nuclease family protein, with the protein product MNRDRELLQDSHLVLLNFYKLVSFCHYAGIILGTEEKKFAVYGHVSMGKAFHKFETQAMPFSRPLTHDLLNFVFSGFDIHISRVVINDYKDNVFYTRMFLEQKQGDFLYIADIDARPSDSIPFALEHKVPILCVKSVFDDTVPYQE